A genome region from Streptomyces xanthophaeus includes the following:
- a CDS encoding glucose 1-dehydrogenase, with protein MAVVDLSGKVVVITGGARGLGAAAAQAVVDGGGQVLITDVLEAEGAETAAKLGGAARFLRHDVTSEADWQAALDHAVAEFGRIDGLVNNAGIPTGQFLEHESVEHFRQVIEINLVGVFIGIKSAIPLLRANGGGSIVNISSAAGLTGLALTAGYGASKWGVRGLSKIGAVELAEAGIRVNSVHPGMTLTPMTAPIGIRAGEGNYPGAPLGRVGVPEEIAAAIAFLLSDAAGYMTGAELAVDGGWTAGLTVKYLTGQ; from the coding sequence GTGGCTGTTGTGGATCTGAGCGGCAAGGTCGTCGTCATCACCGGTGGAGCCCGGGGCCTGGGCGCCGCGGCCGCGCAGGCCGTCGTGGACGGCGGCGGCCAGGTGCTGATCACCGACGTGCTGGAGGCGGAGGGCGCCGAGACGGCCGCGAAGCTCGGCGGCGCGGCGCGATTCCTGCGGCACGACGTGACCAGCGAGGCCGACTGGCAGGCGGCACTGGACCACGCGGTCGCCGAGTTCGGCCGCATCGACGGCCTGGTGAACAACGCGGGCATCCCCACCGGCCAGTTCCTGGAGCACGAGAGCGTCGAGCACTTCCGCCAGGTCATCGAGATCAACCTGGTCGGCGTGTTCATCGGCATCAAGAGCGCGATCCCGCTGCTGCGCGCGAACGGCGGCGGGTCCATCGTCAACATCTCCTCCGCCGCCGGCCTGACCGGCCTCGCGCTCACCGCCGGGTACGGGGCCTCCAAGTGGGGCGTGCGCGGCCTGTCGAAGATCGGCGCGGTGGAACTCGCCGAGGCGGGGATCCGCGTCAACTCCGTCCACCCCGGCATGACCCTGACCCCGATGACCGCCCCGATCGGCATCCGGGCGGGCGAGGGCAACTACCCCGGCGCCCCGCTCGGCCGCGTCGGCGTCCCCGAGGAGATCGCTGCGGCGATCGCCTTCCTGCTCTCCGACGCCGCCGGCTACATGACGGGCGCCGAACTCGCCGTCGACGGCGGCTGGACCGCCGGCCTGACGGTGAAGTACCTGACGGGACAGTGA
- a CDS encoding molybdopterin oxidoreductase family protein, whose product MHTSDSVTDTHCPYCALQCGMRLRPEPGGATVTVEERTDFPVNRGALCGKGRTAPAVLSSRVRLTRPLVRTHAGLLEPATWEEALDAVAEGLARTGRTYGPDAVGVFGGGGLTNEKAYALGKFARVALRTSQIDYNGRFCMSSAAAAHQRAFGLDRGLPFPLADIPRTGCVILVGSNLAETMPPALRYLTELKANGGTLIVIDPRRTRTAEQADLHLAPRPGTDLALALGLLHLIVAEGRTDEEFIAARTTGWEEARAAAMAHWPELVERITGIPVPRLREAVAMFCAPESAMVLTARGPEQQSKGTDTVGAWINLCLATGRAGRPLSGYGCLTGQGNGQGGREHGQKADQLPGYRKLTDPAARAHVAGVWGVDPDSLPGPGRSAYELLDALGTDVKALLLMGSNPVVSAPRAGHVEDRIRSLDFLAVADVVLSETAALADVVLPVTQWAEETGTTTNLEGRVLLRRRALTPPPGVRSDLDVLHGLAARLGVEKGFPTEPEEVFEELRRASAGGPADYSGITYARIEAEQGVFWPCPAGTAGTEGTENPPGTERLFLDRFATDDGRARFVPVSHRDAAEVPDADYPLLLTTGRVVAQYQSGAQTRRVDELNAAAPGPFVELHPRLAARIGAVEGSPLAVTSRRGRAVAPARITDTIRADTVFMPFHWPGEGRANTLTNPALDPVSRMPEFKVCAVRVEPA is encoded by the coding sequence ATGCACACCTCCGACTCCGTCACCGACACTCACTGCCCCTACTGCGCCCTGCAGTGCGGGATGAGGCTGCGCCCCGAACCGGGCGGCGCCACCGTGACGGTGGAGGAGCGGACCGACTTCCCCGTCAACCGGGGCGCGCTGTGCGGCAAGGGCCGCACCGCCCCCGCCGTGCTCTCCTCCCGGGTACGCCTGACCCGGCCGCTCGTCCGCACCCACGCCGGGCTGCTGGAGCCGGCCACCTGGGAGGAGGCCCTCGACGCCGTCGCCGAGGGACTCGCCCGCACCGGCCGCACGTACGGCCCCGACGCCGTCGGGGTCTTCGGCGGCGGCGGGCTCACCAACGAGAAGGCCTACGCGCTCGGCAAGTTCGCCCGCGTCGCCCTGCGCACCTCGCAGATCGACTACAACGGCCGCTTCTGCATGTCCTCGGCCGCCGCCGCCCACCAGCGGGCCTTCGGGCTCGACCGCGGGCTGCCCTTCCCGCTGGCGGACATCCCGCGCACCGGCTGCGTGATCCTCGTCGGCTCCAACCTGGCCGAGACCATGCCGCCCGCCCTGCGCTACCTCACCGAGCTCAAGGCCAATGGCGGCACCCTGATCGTCATCGACCCGCGCCGCACCCGCACCGCGGAACAGGCCGACCTGCACCTCGCCCCGCGCCCCGGCACCGACCTGGCCCTCGCGCTCGGCCTGCTGCACCTGATCGTCGCGGAGGGGCGGACCGACGAGGAGTTCATCGCCGCCCGCACCACCGGCTGGGAGGAGGCCCGGGCCGCCGCGATGGCCCACTGGCCGGAACTGGTGGAGCGCATCACCGGGATACCGGTCCCCAGGCTCCGCGAGGCCGTGGCGATGTTCTGCGCCCCGGAATCCGCCATGGTCCTCACCGCCCGGGGCCCCGAGCAGCAGTCCAAGGGCACCGACACCGTCGGCGCCTGGATCAACCTGTGCCTGGCCACCGGCCGGGCCGGCCGCCCGCTGTCCGGCTACGGCTGCCTCACCGGCCAGGGCAACGGCCAGGGCGGCCGCGAGCACGGCCAGAAGGCCGACCAGCTCCCCGGCTACCGCAAGCTCACCGACCCGGCGGCCCGCGCCCACGTCGCCGGGGTCTGGGGCGTCGACCCCGACAGCCTCCCCGGCCCGGGCCGCAGCGCCTACGAACTCCTCGACGCCCTCGGTACGGACGTGAAGGCCCTGCTCCTGATGGGCTCCAACCCGGTGGTGTCCGCCCCCCGCGCCGGACACGTCGAGGACCGCATCCGCTCCCTGGACTTCCTCGCGGTGGCCGACGTCGTCCTCTCCGAGACCGCGGCCCTCGCCGACGTGGTCCTCCCGGTCACCCAGTGGGCGGAGGAGACCGGCACCACCACCAACCTGGAGGGCCGCGTCCTGCTGCGCCGCCGGGCGCTGACCCCGCCGCCGGGGGTCCGCAGCGACCTGGACGTCCTGCACGGACTCGCCGCCCGCCTGGGCGTCGAGAAGGGCTTCCCCACCGAACCGGAGGAGGTCTTCGAGGAACTGCGCCGCGCCTCGGCCGGCGGCCCCGCGGACTACTCGGGCATCACCTACGCCCGGATCGAGGCCGAACAGGGCGTCTTCTGGCCCTGCCCGGCAGGCACGGCAGGCACGGAGGGCACCGAAAACCCGCCGGGCACCGAGCGGCTCTTCCTGGACCGCTTCGCCACCGACGACGGCCGGGCCCGCTTCGTCCCCGTCTCGCATCGCGACGCCGCCGAGGTCCCCGACGCGGACTACCCGTTGCTGCTCACCACCGGCCGGGTCGTCGCCCAGTACCAGTCCGGGGCCCAGACCCGCCGGGTGGACGAGCTCAACGCGGCCGCCCCCGGCCCCTTCGTGGAACTCCACCCCCGGCTGGCCGCCCGGATCGGCGCGGTCGAAGGCAGCCCCCTCGCCGTGACCTCCCGTCGCGGCCGGGCCGTCGCCCCGGCCCGCATCACCGACACCATCCGCGCGGACACGGTCTTCATGCCCTTCCACTGGCCGGGCGAGGGCCGCGCCAACACCCTGACCAACCCGGCGCTCGACCCGGTCTCCCGGATGCCCGAGTTCAAGGTCTGCGCGGTCCGCGTCGAGCCGGCCTAG
- a CDS encoding nucleotidyl transferase AbiEii/AbiGii toxin family protein, which yields MTGTSAQDAARADWRRRQIDLPRTSTAGLDAAGPEARVFDPALKHFADGYRITDAAVDKALRPAWRAVRRTALDVVARGVARSGWADSLVLRGSMLMAGRFGAAAREPHDLDFVVVPQDWAIEEPRTGKLLAAVAEAAERAADEQGELVMAAGAAVTEDIWTYERVPGRRLVLPWSAPGLPGGQVQLDFVFNERLPEAPEPADVAGVRLRAATPELSLAWKLVWLATDMYPQGKDLYDAVLLAERCTAPYELVHTVFRESGEYFPPNAPSDTPLTLEAFSEVKSADWDAFRADYPGISGSAESYAERLLTALEPTFAGRG from the coding sequence ATGACCGGGACGAGCGCGCAGGACGCGGCGCGGGCCGACTGGAGGCGGCGCCAGATCGACCTGCCGCGCACCTCCACGGCCGGACTGGACGCGGCGGGCCCCGAGGCCCGTGTCTTCGACCCGGCGCTGAAGCACTTCGCGGACGGCTACCGGATCACGGACGCGGCTGTGGACAAGGCACTGCGCCCGGCCTGGCGGGCCGTCCGCCGGACCGCGCTGGACGTGGTGGCCCGCGGCGTCGCCCGGTCGGGCTGGGCGGATTCGCTGGTGCTGCGCGGCAGCATGCTCATGGCCGGCCGGTTCGGGGCGGCGGCGCGGGAGCCGCACGACCTGGACTTCGTGGTGGTCCCGCAGGACTGGGCGATCGAGGAGCCGCGCACCGGGAAGCTGCTGGCCGCCGTGGCGGAGGCGGCCGAGCGGGCCGCCGACGAGCAGGGCGAGCTGGTGATGGCCGCGGGCGCGGCGGTCACCGAGGACATCTGGACGTACGAGCGGGTCCCCGGGCGGCGGCTGGTCCTGCCCTGGTCGGCCCCGGGCCTGCCCGGGGGCCAGGTCCAGCTGGACTTCGTCTTCAACGAGCGGCTCCCCGAGGCGCCGGAGCCGGCCGATGTCGCGGGGGTACGGCTGCGGGCGGCCACGCCGGAGCTGTCGCTGGCGTGGAAACTGGTCTGGCTGGCCACCGACATGTACCCGCAGGGCAAGGACCTCTACGACGCGGTCCTCCTCGCCGAGCGCTGCACGGCCCCGTACGAGCTGGTCCACACGGTCTTCCGGGAGTCGGGCGAGTACTTCCCGCCGAACGCCCCCTCGGACACCCCGCTGACCCTGGAGGCCTTCTCCGAGGTCAAGTCGGCCGACTGGGACGCCTTCCGGGCCGACTACCCGGGGATCTCCGGCTCCGCCGAGTCCTACGCCGAGCGGCTGCTGACGGCACTGGAGCCGACCTTCGCGGGTCGCGGCTAG
- a CDS encoding RNA polymerase sigma factor produces the protein MSYPTLRCGAPVLGALEVAPVQTRTLTVNASESSEAKAVDEEPEVLELIEPVPVQRRRSSNDSGGGAGPSADLFRQYLREIGRIPLLTAVEEVDLARRVEAGLFAEEKLGNTPDLDSQLALDLDKLVVMGRMAKRRLIESNLRLVVSVAKRYVGRGLTMLDLVQEGNLGLIRAVEKFDYARGYKFSTYATWWIRQAMSRALADQARTIRVPVHVVELINRVVRVQRRMLQERGYEPTAEEVAVHLELTPERVLEVLRLAQEPVSLHAPVGEEDDVALGDLIEDGDAASPVESAAFFLLREHLEAVLSTLGERERKVVQLRYGLADGRPRTLEEIGRIFGVTRERIRQIESKTLNKLRDHAFADQLRGYLD, from the coding sequence GTGTCGTACCCCACACTGAGGTGCGGTGCCCCCGTCCTCGGAGCCCTGGAGGTCGCCCCCGTGCAGACCCGGACCCTGACCGTGAACGCGAGCGAGTCCTCGGAGGCCAAGGCCGTGGACGAAGAGCCCGAGGTACTGGAGCTGATCGAGCCGGTGCCCGTGCAGCGCAGGCGCAGCAGCAACGACAGCGGAGGCGGAGCGGGCCCGTCCGCCGACCTGTTCCGGCAGTACCTCCGCGAGATAGGCAGGATCCCGCTGCTCACCGCCGTCGAGGAGGTGGACCTCGCGCGACGCGTCGAAGCCGGCCTGTTCGCCGAGGAGAAACTCGGCAACACCCCCGACCTCGACTCCCAGCTCGCCCTCGACCTCGACAAGCTCGTCGTCATGGGGCGGATGGCCAAGCGCCGCCTCATCGAATCGAACCTCCGGCTCGTCGTCTCCGTCGCCAAGCGGTACGTGGGCCGCGGACTCACCATGCTCGACCTCGTGCAGGAGGGGAACCTCGGGCTGATCCGGGCCGTCGAGAAGTTCGACTACGCCCGCGGGTACAAGTTCTCCACCTACGCCACCTGGTGGATCCGGCAGGCGATGTCCCGGGCCCTCGCCGACCAGGCCCGGACCATCCGTGTGCCCGTCCACGTCGTCGAACTGATCAACCGGGTCGTCCGCGTGCAGCGCCGGATGCTCCAGGAGCGCGGGTACGAGCCCACGGCCGAAGAGGTCGCCGTCCACCTGGAGTTGACCCCCGAGCGGGTCCTGGAGGTGCTCCGCCTCGCCCAGGAGCCGGTCTCCCTGCACGCCCCCGTGGGCGAGGAGGACGACGTCGCGCTCGGCGACCTCATCGAGGACGGGGACGCCGCCTCGCCCGTGGAGTCGGCCGCCTTCTTCCTGCTGCGCGAACACCTGGAAGCGGTCCTGTCGACCCTCGGCGAGCGCGAACGCAAGGTCGTGCAGCTGCGGTACGGCCTCGCCGACGGGCGGCCCCGTACGCTGGAGGAGATCGGGCGGATCTTCGGCGTGACGCGCGAGCGGATCCGCCAGATCGAGTCCAAGACCCTCAACAAGCTTCGCGACCACGCCTTCGCCGACCAGCTCCGCGGCTACCTGGACTGA
- a CDS encoding GNAT family N-acetyltransferase, whose amino-acid sequence MASDVVIRPARAEDEREILELFRSAWSRVSEPGPPRPADAAVFDERHPVESYLVAERGQRIVGYIAHAPASPLETNRHVRHIQGLAVLESARGSGVGQALVEAVCAAARAGGARRMNLRVLGHNGPAQQLYRRCGFTVVGVLPEEFLLDGAYVDDVWMSRSLSDPHEPAQP is encoded by the coding sequence ATGGCATCGGACGTGGTGATACGCCCTGCTCGGGCGGAAGATGAACGCGAGATACTGGAGCTGTTCCGCTCGGCGTGGTCGCGCGTGAGCGAACCCGGCCCCCCGCGCCCGGCCGACGCGGCCGTCTTCGACGAGCGGCACCCCGTGGAGAGCTACCTCGTCGCGGAACGCGGGCAGAGGATCGTCGGGTACATCGCCCACGCCCCGGCCAGCCCCCTCGAAACCAATCGGCACGTCCGGCACATCCAGGGACTGGCGGTCCTCGAATCCGCCCGTGGCAGCGGGGTCGGGCAGGCCCTCGTCGAGGCGGTCTGCGCCGCCGCGCGGGCCGGTGGTGCCCGCCGCATGAACCTGCGCGTGCTCGGCCACAACGGGCCGGCGCAGCAGCTCTACCGGCGGTGCGGCTTCACGGTGGTCGGTGTCCTGCCCGAGGAGTTCCTGCTGGACGGGGCCTATGTCGACGACGTCTGGATGAGCCGGAGCCTGTCCGACCCGCACGAGCCCGCGCAGCCGTAG
- a CDS encoding ABC transporter ATP-binding protein — protein MSGPGGRMMMGPAQRSMDFKGSGKRLLRQLAYDRAKIWGMVAAVVGSVGCAVVGPKILGEATDLVFAGIVGREMPAGITKQQALDGLRAKGQDGMADMLAGTDFTPGQGIDFGAVGVVAIWALVVFTLAGLLMLVATRLSNHVMNGTVYRLREELQAKLSRLPLSYFDQQKRGEVLSRATNDIDNIGQTLQQTMGQLLNSLLTIVGVLVMMFWISPLLALVALVTVPLSVFVAAKIGKKSQPQFVAQWKATGALNAHIEEMYSGHSLVKVFGRQKESAAVFAEQNEALYRASFKAQLVSGIMQPVMFFISNINYVLIAVVGGLRVASGTLSIGDVQAFIQYSRQFSMPLTQVASMANLVQSGVASAERVYELLDAAEQEPDAEVPERPQELRGQVTFDKVAFRYEPDRPLIENLSLTVEPGHTVAIVGPTGAGKTTLVNLLMRFYEVTGGEIALDGVDIAKMTREELRDGIGMVLQDTWLFGGTIAENIAYGASREVTRAEIEEAARAAHADRFIRTLPDGYDTVLDDEGAGVSAGEKQLITIARAFLSEPVILVLDEATSSVDTRTEVLIQKAMARLAHGRTSFVIAHRLSTIRDADVILVMESGSIVEQGTHEELLASGGAYARLYAAQFAQAVAEVD, from the coding sequence ATGAGCGGGCCCGGAGGACGGATGATGATGGGGCCGGCCCAGCGGTCCATGGACTTCAAGGGCTCGGGCAAGCGGCTGCTGCGTCAGCTCGCGTACGACCGGGCCAAGATCTGGGGCATGGTCGCGGCCGTCGTCGGCAGTGTCGGCTGCGCGGTGGTCGGCCCGAAGATCCTGGGTGAGGCCACCGACCTGGTGTTCGCGGGGATCGTCGGCCGTGAGATGCCGGCCGGGATCACCAAGCAGCAGGCGCTGGACGGTCTGCGGGCCAAGGGCCAGGACGGTATGGCGGACATGCTCGCCGGTACCGACTTCACCCCGGGGCAGGGCATCGACTTCGGTGCCGTCGGGGTCGTCGCGATCTGGGCGCTGGTGGTCTTCACCCTGGCCGGACTGCTGATGCTGGTCGCCACGCGGCTGTCGAACCACGTCATGAACGGAACCGTCTACCGGTTGCGCGAGGAGCTCCAGGCGAAGCTGTCGCGGCTGCCGCTGTCGTACTTCGACCAGCAGAAGCGCGGCGAGGTGCTGAGCCGGGCCACGAACGACATCGACAACATCGGCCAGACGCTCCAGCAGACGATGGGCCAGCTGCTGAACTCGCTGCTGACGATCGTCGGCGTGCTCGTCATGATGTTCTGGATCTCGCCGCTGCTGGCGCTGGTCGCGCTGGTGACCGTACCGCTGTCGGTGTTCGTCGCCGCGAAGATCGGCAAGAAGTCGCAGCCGCAGTTCGTGGCGCAGTGGAAGGCGACCGGCGCGCTCAACGCCCACATCGAGGAGATGTACTCGGGCCACAGCCTGGTCAAGGTCTTCGGCCGGCAGAAGGAGTCCGCGGCCGTCTTCGCCGAGCAGAACGAGGCGCTGTACCGGGCCTCCTTCAAGGCGCAGCTGGTCAGCGGCATCATGCAGCCGGTGATGTTCTTCATCTCGAACATCAACTACGTGCTGATAGCCGTCGTCGGCGGGCTCCGGGTCGCCTCCGGCACCCTGTCGATCGGCGACGTGCAGGCCTTCATCCAGTACTCGCGGCAGTTCTCGATGCCGCTGACGCAGGTCGCCTCGATGGCGAACCTCGTGCAGTCCGGTGTCGCCTCGGCGGAGCGGGTGTACGAGCTGCTGGACGCGGCGGAGCAGGAGCCGGACGCCGAAGTTCCGGAGCGTCCGCAGGAGCTGCGCGGTCAGGTCACCTTCGACAAGGTGGCGTTCCGCTACGAGCCGGACAGGCCGCTGATCGAGAACCTCTCGCTCACGGTCGAGCCGGGCCACACGGTCGCGATCGTCGGCCCGACCGGCGCCGGAAAGACCACGCTGGTCAATCTGCTGATGCGGTTCTACGAGGTCACGGGCGGGGAGATCGCCCTCGACGGGGTGGACATCGCGAAGATGACCCGCGAGGAACTGCGCGACGGCATCGGCATGGTGCTCCAGGACACCTGGCTCTTCGGCGGCACCATCGCGGAGAACATCGCCTACGGTGCTTCGCGCGAGGTCACCCGTGCCGAGATCGAGGAGGCGGCGCGGGCCGCCCACGCGGACCGGTTCATCCGCACCCTGCCGGACGGCTACGACACCGTGCTGGACGACGAGGGCGCGGGGGTCAGCGCCGGTGAGAAGCAGCTGATCACCATCGCCCGGGCGTTCCTGTCGGAGCCGGTGATCCTGGTGCTCGACGAGGCGACGAGCTCGGTGGACACCCGTACCGAGGTGCTGATCCAGAAGGCGATGGCACGCCTCGCGCACGGCCGTACGTCCTTCGTGATCGCGCACCGGCTCTCCACGATCCGCGATGCGGACGTGATCCTGGTGATGGAGAGCGGATCGATCGTGGAGCAGGGCACGCACGAGGAGCTGCTGGCCTCGGGCGGCGCGTACGCGCGGCTGTACGCGGCGCAGTTCGCGCAGGCGGTGGCCGAGGTCGACTAG
- a CDS encoding ABC transporter ATP-binding protein, whose translation MLIRLLRTHLGTYRKPIAVLVLLQLLQTSASLYLPTLNADIIDNGVVNGDTGYILRFGALMLGVSLVQLVCNVGAVYYGARTAAAFGRDVRAAIFDRVQSFSARELGQFGAPSLITRTTNDVQQVQMLVLMTFTLMVSAPIMCVGGIAMALSLDVKLSGVLLAVVPVLGISVGAIVFRTRPLFRKMQVRLDTVNRVLREQITGNRVIRAFVRDDYEKDRFREANADLTGVSLAAGKLLAFMFPTVIVVVNISSVAVIWFGAMRVDSGGMEIGQLTAFLAYLMQIVMAVMMATFMFMMVPRAEVCGERIQEVLDTDSSVVPPKDPVRELARRGRLELRGADFRYPGAEAPVLRGVDLVARPGETTAVIGSTGSGKSTLLGLVPRLFDATGGEVLVDGEDVRVLDPDLLARTVGMVPQKPYLFSGTIASNLRYGRPDASDEELWQALEVAQAKEFVSALEGGLDAPVSQGGTNVSGGQRQRLAIARTLVQRPEIYLFDDSFSALDYATDAALRAALARETEDATVVIVAQRVSTIRDADRIIVLDEGQVVGEGRHHELMAGNETYREIVLSQLTEAEAA comes from the coding sequence GTGCTCATACGACTTCTGCGGACCCATCTGGGTACGTACCGGAAACCCATCGCGGTGCTGGTCCTGCTGCAACTGCTGCAGACCAGCGCCAGCCTCTACCTGCCCACCCTCAACGCCGACATCATTGACAACGGTGTCGTCAACGGCGACACGGGCTACATCCTGCGCTTCGGCGCGCTGATGCTCGGCGTCTCCCTCGTCCAGCTCGTCTGCAACGTCGGAGCCGTCTACTACGGCGCCCGCACGGCCGCGGCCTTCGGCCGGGACGTCCGGGCCGCGATCTTCGACCGCGTGCAGAGCTTCTCGGCGCGGGAGCTGGGCCAGTTCGGTGCCCCGTCGCTGATCACCCGTACGACGAACGACGTCCAGCAGGTCCAGATGCTGGTGCTGATGACCTTCACGCTGATGGTCTCGGCCCCCATCATGTGCGTCGGCGGTATCGCCATGGCGCTCTCGCTCGACGTGAAGCTGTCGGGCGTACTGCTCGCCGTCGTCCCGGTGCTCGGGATCTCGGTCGGCGCGATCGTCTTCAGGACGCGGCCGCTGTTCCGCAAGATGCAGGTGCGCCTGGACACCGTGAACCGGGTCCTGCGCGAGCAGATCACCGGCAACCGGGTGATCCGCGCCTTCGTCCGCGACGACTACGAGAAGGACCGCTTCCGCGAGGCCAACGCCGACCTGACCGGCGTCTCGCTGGCCGCCGGCAAGCTCCTCGCCTTCATGTTCCCCACGGTCATCGTGGTCGTGAACATCTCCAGCGTCGCCGTCATCTGGTTCGGTGCGATGCGCGTCGACAGCGGCGGCATGGAGATCGGCCAGCTGACGGCCTTCCTCGCCTATCTGATGCAGATCGTCATGGCCGTGATGATGGCCACCTTCATGTTCATGATGGTGCCGCGCGCCGAGGTCTGCGGGGAGCGCATCCAGGAGGTCCTGGACACCGATTCCAGCGTGGTGCCGCCCAAGGACCCGGTGCGCGAACTCGCCCGCCGCGGCCGCCTGGAGCTGCGCGGCGCCGACTTCCGCTACCCGGGCGCCGAGGCCCCGGTCCTGCGCGGGGTGGACCTGGTGGCCCGCCCCGGCGAGACCACGGCGGTCATCGGCTCCACCGGAAGCGGCAAGTCCACGCTGCTGGGCCTGGTCCCGCGCCTGTTCGACGCGACCGGCGGCGAGGTCCTCGTCGACGGCGAGGACGTCCGCGTACTCGACCCGGACCTGCTGGCCAGGACGGTCGGCATGGTGCCGCAGAAGCCGTACCTGTTCTCCGGGACCATCGCCTCCAACCTGCGCTACGGGCGCCCGGACGCGAGCGACGAAGAACTCTGGCAGGCGCTGGAGGTGGCCCAGGCCAAGGAGTTCGTCTCCGCGCTGGAGGGTGGCCTGGACGCCCCCGTCAGCCAGGGCGGAACCAATGTCTCCGGCGGCCAGCGCCAGCGTCTGGCCATCGCCCGCACGCTCGTGCAGCGCCCGGAGATCTACCTCTTCGACGACTCCTTCTCGGCCCTGGACTATGCGACGGACGCGGCGCTGCGCGCGGCGCTCGCCCGCGAGACCGAGGACGCGACCGTGGTCATCGTCGCCCAGCGGGTCTCCACGATCCGCGACGCCGACCGCATCATCGTCCTGGACGAGGGCCAGGTCGTGGGTGAGGGACGCCACCACGAGCTGATGGCCGGCAACGAGACCTACCGGGAGATCGTGCTCTCCCAGCTGACGGAGGCGGAGGCCGCATGA